A window of Bos taurus isolate L1 Dominette 01449 registration number 42190680 breed Hereford chromosome 19, ARS-UCD2.0, whole genome shotgun sequence contains these coding sequences:
- the FBXO39 gene encoding F-box only protein 39 isoform X1, translated as MDEEDQLIQPQDQSCWATLPDVCLRRVFWWLGDRDRSRAALVCRKWNQMMYSADLWRYRTITFSGRPSRVHASEFESALWYVKKFGRYLEHLEIKFLNPYNAVLTKKFQVTMRGLLSCLGKSNNRLKSLSIQHLELDRLVWRNSIRSSFMKSLSFFLKKMGKHLNYLSLKGARLTTEQGCHILNALSYLRNESTVTELNIEDCFSHHLAVYSSPQFNKTMATFRNLVSLTLNYNCISDELLENLCDNNTGTLRTMNIKCHIHDPHGQVIWGMSWAKLARHATSLKVNFFFERVMKYERLARILLQEIPIRSISLRSCYFSDPDWSMRPTLTDLLPTFRHTLQKLTFEFNNNHESLDEELHLLILSCRKLFYFKIWAFLDVKFVERILKSREEGQCALRTLKVRIYTNRYETNEEDRTLREIYRKYRKLIDSELNYFVIAYPMM; from the exons ATGGACGAAGAAGACCAACTGATCCAGCCTCAAGACCAGAGCTGCTGGGCCACCCTGCCCGATGTGTGCCTGCGTCGTGTCTTCTGGTGGCTGGGAGACAGGGACAGGTCCAGAGCGGCCCTTGTCTGCAGGAAGTGGAACCAGATGATGTATTCAGCTGACCTCTGGCGATATAGGACCATCACGTTCAGTGGGAGACCTTCCAGGGTACATGCGTCCGAATTCGAGTCAGCCCTTTGGTATGTTAAGAAATTTGGTCGTTACCTGGAGCACCTGGAGATCAAATTCCTGAATCCTTACAACGCTGTCCTGACCAAGAAGTTCCAGGTCACCATGCGAGGCCTCCTCTCATGTCTGGGCAAGAGTAACAACCGTCTGAAATCTCTCTCCATCCAGCATCTCGAGTTGGACCGCCTGGTCTGGAGGAACAGCATCAGGAGCTCATTCATGAAAAGCTTGAGCTTCTTCTTGAAGAAGATGGGCAAACACCTGAACTATCTCAGCCTGAAGGGGGCCAGGCTCACCACGGAACAAGGCTGCCACATCCTCAACGCCCTGAGCTACTTACGGAACGAGAGCACGGTGACGGAGCTCAACATCGAGGACTGTTTCAGCCACCACCTTGCCGTCTACAGCAGTCCCCAGTTCAACAAGACCATGGCCACGTTCCGCAACCTGGTGTCCCTGACTCTCAACTACAACTGCATCTCTGACGAGCTGCTGGAGAACCTGTGCGACAACAACACTGGCACCCTCCGGACCATGAACATCAAGTGCCACATTCATGACCCCCACGGGCAGGTCATCTGGGGTATGTCTTGGGCCAAGCTGGCCAGGCACGCCACCAGCCTGAAGGTCAACTTCTTCTTTGAGCGGGTCATGAAGTACGAGCGCTTGGCCCGGATCCTCTTGCAGGAGATCCCCATCAGGAGCATCAGTCTGAGAAGCTGCTATTTCAGCGACCCTGACTGGTCCATGAGACCCACCCTGACGGATCTCCTGCCCACCTTTCGGCACACTCTGCAG AAACTAACTTTTGAATTCAACAACAACCATGAGTCTCTGGATGAAGAGCTGCACCTCCTCATCTTATCCTGCAGGAAGttgttttatttcaaaatctGGGCTTTCCTGGATGTTAAGTTTGTGGAGCGGATCCTAAAGAGCCGGGAGGAAGGGCAATGTGCCCTGCGCACACTCAAG GTGAGAATTTATACAAACAGATATGAGACGAATGAAGAGGACAGGACACTGCGGGAAATTTACAGGAAGTACAGAAAGCTGATCGATTCAGAGCTTAACTATTTTGTCATCGCTTACCCCATGATGTAA